Proteins encoded together in one Janthinobacterium tructae window:
- a CDS encoding LON peptidase substrate-binding domain-containing protein, whose protein sequence is MTSIPLFPLNTVLYPDGYLPLQIFEVRYLDMIRKCIMGEQPFGVVQLLDGAEVRKPGQQETLAPVGTLARVIDWAAPLSGLLQIKCMGMQRFHIVSSEQLKHGLWMAQVETLPPDKTIPIPQEQQNVADALGALIRTLQEQKIPPEQMPLQPPFRLDECGWVANRWCELLSLSAMQKQLLLSQDNPVLRLELVQDMLTENGLLEE, encoded by the coding sequence ATGACCTCGATACCTTTGTTCCCGCTCAATACGGTGCTGTATCCCGATGGCTATCTGCCCCTGCAGATCTTCGAGGTACGCTACCTGGACATGATACGCAAGTGCATCATGGGCGAGCAGCCGTTCGGCGTGGTGCAGCTGCTGGACGGCGCGGAAGTGCGCAAGCCGGGCCAGCAGGAAACGCTGGCCCCCGTGGGCACGCTGGCGCGCGTCATCGACTGGGCCGCGCCCTTGTCGGGCTTGCTGCAAATCAAATGCATGGGTATGCAGCGCTTTCACATCGTGTCCAGCGAGCAGCTCAAGCACGGCTTGTGGATGGCGCAGGTCGAAACCTTGCCGCCCGATAAGACCATTCCCATTCCGCAAGAGCAGCAGAACGTCGCCGACGCGCTCGGCGCGCTGATCCGCACCTTGCAGGAGCAAAAGATCCCGCCCGAGCAAATGCCCCTGCAGCCTCCTTTCCGCCTCGACGAGTGCGGCTGGGTGGCGAACCGCTGGTGCGAGCTGCTGTCCCTGAGCGCCATGCAAAAGCAATTGCTGCTGAGCCAGGATAATCCCGTGCTGCGCCTGGAACTGGTGCAGGACATGCTGACGGAAAATGGCCTGCTCGAAGAGTAA
- a CDS encoding DNA-binding protein — protein sequence MAKVSAEQINAAMEAMAGADQAITVRALRERLGNGACLGTISKLLLRRKAGAQRQIAAAAELSPVLQQAILDYVGQELSASHSAHEAEMNDNQQELMDLASENERQQELLDLQAGELETLRGELERERQVANQARTDLAKAQLRLEGLPRLEEAAEQARMDLAKAQFKLEGIPRLEEAAEAARAELIQAQLKLESLTRVETELAAARLELEAEREELGETRAELDEERTLRIKAQQFIVDPIFKTPV from the coding sequence ATGGCAAAAGTAAGCGCGGAACAGATCAATGCGGCAATGGAAGCGATGGCGGGCGCAGACCAGGCCATCACGGTGCGCGCCTTGCGCGAACGGCTGGGTAACGGCGCCTGTCTCGGCACCATCAGCAAGCTCTTGCTGCGCCGCAAGGCGGGTGCGCAACGCCAGATCGCTGCCGCCGCTGAACTGTCGCCCGTGCTGCAGCAAGCCATCCTCGATTATGTAGGACAGGAATTAAGCGCCAGCCACAGCGCGCACGAAGCCGAGATGAACGACAATCAACAGGAATTGATGGACCTGGCCAGCGAGAACGAGCGCCAGCAAGAGTTGCTCGACCTGCAGGCGGGCGAACTGGAAACCTTGCGCGGGGAACTCGAACGCGAGCGGCAAGTGGCGAACCAGGCGCGCACGGACCTGGCCAAGGCGCAGCTGCGCCTGGAAGGCTTGCCACGCCTGGAAGAGGCGGCCGAGCAGGCGCGCATGGATCTGGCCAAGGCGCAATTCAAGCTCGAAGGTATCCCGCGCCTGGAAGAAGCGGCTGAAGCGGCGCGCGCCGAACTGATCCAGGCCCAGCTGAAGCTGGAAAGCCTGACCCGCGTGGAAACGGAACTGGCGGCCGCCCGCCTGGAACTGGAAGCGGAACGCGAAGAGCTGGGCGAAACACGCGCCGAGCTCGACGAAGAGCGCACCCTGCGCATCAAGGCGCAGCAGTTCATCGTCGATCCCATCTTCAAGACCCCTGTCTGA
- a CDS encoding cupin-like domain-containing protein, translating to MSVEKEVPPELAATPIAPRALPPRPPVEFSSPEAALARKQAREDKDAQVRGVTSIDAMREAIKQTARDLPGITEVPRLGMQGAAAFRARAALGLPFLMRGLVQRWPLSGMAPDVLRQQFSHVPVRARVGDYVNTAFAADRAMQDMSMGQYLDLVAEGKYALPPYLGNLELRELNRLCHWPTYFDKMGPPRFWVGPAGTVTPLHCDYDDNIFAQVWGRKRIFLSPPHHDVFLYPSEANAILFGSPFDPEAPDFERFPLARQASMIECLVEPGDMLYVPAGWYHQVRALTFSLSSNRWARAVPLALHGDMALRRAEA from the coding sequence ATGTCCGTAGAAAAAGAAGTGCCGCCCGAGCTTGCGGCCACCCCCATCGCGCCGCGCGCCTTGCCGCCCAGGCCACCAGTCGAATTCAGTTCGCCCGAAGCGGCACTGGCGCGCAAGCAGGCGCGCGAAGACAAGGATGCGCAGGTGCGCGGCGTCACCTCCATCGATGCCATGCGCGAGGCCATCAAGCAGACGGCGCGTGACTTGCCTGGCATCACCGAAGTGCCGCGCCTGGGCATGCAGGGTGCCGCCGCCTTCCGCGCGCGCGCCGCGCTCGGTTTGCCATTCCTGATGCGCGGGCTGGTGCAGCGCTGGCCCTTGTCCGGGATGGCGCCCGACGTCTTGCGCCAGCAGTTCAGCCACGTGCCCGTGCGTGCGCGGGTGGGCGACTACGTCAACACGGCGTTTGCGGCCGACCGCGCCATGCAGGATATGTCGATGGGGCAATACCTGGACCTGGTGGCAGAGGGCAAGTATGCGCTGCCGCCGTACCTGGGCAACCTGGAATTGCGTGAGCTGAACCGCCTGTGCCACTGGCCCACGTATTTCGACAAGATGGGTCCGCCACGTTTCTGGGTCGGCCCGGCCGGCACAGTGACACCGTTGCACTGCGATTACGACGACAATATCTTCGCGCAAGTGTGGGGCCGCAAGCGCATCTTTTTATCGCCGCCGCACCACGATGTCTTCCTGTATCCCAGCGAGGCGAACGCCATCCTGTTCGGTTCGCCCTTCGACCCGGAAGCGCCCGACTTCGAGCGTTTTCCCCTGGCGCGCCAGGCCAGCATGATCGAATGCCTCGTCGAGCCGGGTGACATGCTGTACGTGCCCGCCGGCTGGTACCACCAGGTGCGTGCGCTGACGTTTTCGCTGTCGTCGAACCGCTGGGCCAGGGCCGTGCCGCTGGCGCTGCATGGAGATATGGCGCTGCGGCGGGCCGAGGCCTAG
- a CDS encoding DMT family transporter, giving the protein MKTHASPPPALGLPELALIAITFIWGGTFLVVQHAVTVSGPLAFVAARFAVAASIGALVCRGQLRQLTKAELLTGMAIGVSIFGGYALQTYGLMHITSSKSAFITAFYVPIVPLVQWLVFKQRPRAAVWAAVVLAFVGLLLLTGTDGLSMSLGKGELMTAVGAIAIALEIILISRVSPQLNILRVTIVQLATASLIALLLMPVMGEAPPALSQTFILSVLALGCASALIQYVMNWAQKRISATKATLIYAGEPVWAGVIGRIAGERLPALAIVGGILIIAAGILSEWRPKRLRADGKAIAPAD; this is encoded by the coding sequence ATGAAAACACACGCAAGTCCCCCGCCCGCTCTCGGCCTGCCCGAGCTGGCCCTGATCGCCATTACCTTCATCTGGGGCGGCACTTTTCTTGTCGTGCAGCATGCCGTGACGGTCAGCGGGCCGCTGGCCTTTGTCGCCGCCCGCTTTGCCGTGGCCGCCAGCATCGGCGCCCTCGTTTGCCGGGGCCAGCTGCGCCAGTTGACGAAGGCAGAGTTGCTGACGGGTATGGCCATCGGCGTGAGCATCTTTGGCGGCTACGCGCTGCAAACCTATGGCCTGATGCATATCACGAGCAGCAAATCGGCCTTCATCACGGCCTTCTATGTGCCCATCGTGCCGCTGGTGCAATGGCTGGTCTTCAAACAGCGGCCCCGCGCCGCCGTCTGGGCGGCCGTGGTGCTGGCTTTCGTGGGCTTGCTGTTGCTCACGGGAACGGATGGCTTGAGCATGAGTTTGGGCAAAGGCGAGCTGATGACGGCCGTGGGCGCCATCGCGATCGCGCTGGAAATTATTTTGATCAGCCGCGTCTCGCCGCAACTGAACATCTTGCGCGTGACCATCGTGCAACTGGCAACCGCATCCCTGATCGCCCTGCTGCTGATGCCCGTCATGGGCGAAGCGCCGCCAGCCCTGAGCCAGACTTTCATCCTCAGCGTGCTGGCCCTGGGCTGCGCCAGTGCACTGATCCAGTATGTGATGAACTGGGCGCAAAAGCGCATTTCCGCCACCAAGGCCACCTTGATCTATGCAGGCGAGCCTGTCTGGGCCGGGGTGATCGGGCGCATTGCCGGTGAACGCCTGCCCGCGCTGGCCATCGTGGGAGGGATATTGATCATCGCTGCTGGCATCCTCAGCGAGTGGCGGCCGAAGCGCCTGCGTGCCGATGGCAAGGCCATCGCACCAGCAGATTAA
- a CDS encoding helix-turn-helix domain-containing protein encodes MRSQAEAGGVLAHLAANLRRLRVAAGLSQEELARLSGLSRRMVNGVEAGSTNISLANLDHVAAALKVAFVDLVRPPQQPHDSLRVLMWQSASQASQAVLLGAAPASRQVELWSWTLAPGERYDAQADPAGFSEMLYVLEGELQLVLAAETRLLAMGDFFVFSSAQAYAYVNAGASTLRFTRNVAS; translated from the coding sequence TTGCGCAGTCAAGCCGAGGCCGGTGGCGTGCTGGCACACCTGGCCGCAAATCTGCGGCGCTTGCGCGTCGCTGCCGGCCTCAGCCAGGAAGAGCTGGCGCGCCTGTCTGGCCTCAGCCGGCGCATGGTCAATGGCGTCGAGGCGGGCAGCACCAACATCAGCTTGGCCAACCTCGACCACGTGGCCGCCGCCTTGAAAGTAGCCTTTGTCGACCTGGTGCGGCCGCCGCAGCAGCCGCACGACAGCCTGCGCGTGCTGATGTGGCAAAGTGCATCGCAAGCGAGTCAGGCCGTGCTGCTGGGCGCGGCGCCCGCCAGCCGCCAGGTGGAACTGTGGTCGTGGACCCTGGCGCCGGGCGAGCGCTATGATGCGCAAGCCGATCCGGCGGGATTCAGCGAAATGCTCTACGTGCTGGAGGGGGAATTACAGCTGGTGCTGGCGGCGGAAACCAGGCTGCTGGCCATGGGCGACTTTTTCGTTTTCAGCAGCGCGCAAGCGTATGCCTACGTGAATGCGGGTGCATCCACCCTGCGCTTTACGCGCAACGTGGCCAGCTAA
- a CDS encoding ADP-ribosylglycohydrolase family protein: MNTSTLHNRYLGAMLALACGDAVGTTVEFSPRGSFAPVTDMTGGGPFGLQPGQWTDDTSMALCLAESLVQKGAFDPADQMVRYLNWWQWGYLSSTGTCFDIGGTVRSALASFQETGNPWSGSTAPDTAGNGSLMRLAPVVLFAYPDTEAAVAYAADSSRTTHAAPEAVESCQLFAALLCSALAGTAKEELIASIAYRPAEPRLVELASGNFIAKTEQQIRGTGYCVESLEAALWCFFHTDSLEEAVLRAVNLGEDADTTGAIVGQLAGAYYGVQAIPARWLEVLAMRGDIEELAGKLFERAHG; this comes from the coding sequence ATGAATACGTCAACTTTGCACAACCGTTATCTGGGCGCCATGCTGGCGCTGGCCTGTGGCGATGCCGTCGGCACGACCGTGGAGTTTTCTCCGCGCGGCAGCTTCGCGCCTGTGACGGACATGACTGGCGGTGGGCCATTCGGCTTGCAGCCGGGACAATGGACGGACGATACTTCAATGGCGCTGTGCCTGGCCGAAAGCCTGGTCCAGAAAGGGGCGTTTGATCCGGCGGACCAGATGGTACGGTATCTGAACTGGTGGCAATGGGGCTATCTGAGCTCCACCGGCACCTGCTTCGATATCGGTGGCACGGTAAGAAGCGCGCTGGCCAGTTTCCAGGAAACGGGCAACCCCTGGAGCGGTTCCACGGCGCCTGACACGGCGGGCAATGGTTCGCTCATGCGCCTGGCCCCGGTCGTGTTGTTTGCTTATCCTGATACCGAGGCGGCCGTGGCCTATGCCGCCGATAGTTCCCGCACCACCCATGCGGCACCCGAGGCGGTCGAAAGCTGCCAGTTGTTTGCCGCCTTGCTGTGCAGCGCGCTGGCGGGCACGGCGAAAGAAGAGCTGATCGCGAGTATCGCGTACCGGCCTGCCGAACCCAGGCTGGTGGAGCTGGCTAGCGGTAACTTCATCGCCAAAACTGAGCAGCAGATACGCGGCACGGGTTATTGCGTGGAGTCGCTGGAAGCGGCACTCTGGTGCTTCTTCCATACCGACTCCCTGGAAGAGGCGGTGTTACGCGCCGTCAATCTGGGCGAAGATGCCGATACGACTGGCGCCATCGTCGGCCAGCTTGCCGGCGCCTATTATGGGGTCCAGGCAATCCCGGCGCGCTGGCTGGAAGTGCTGGCCATGCGCGGCGATATCGAAGAGCTGGCGGGCAAATTGTTCGAGCGCGCCCATGGCTAG
- a CDS encoding methyltransferase domain-containing protein, which yields MRRDLEQLVLPPASYDLVYSSLAFHYIEGYTNLLAAIRQSLQPGGKLVFSIEHPVFMAPRQPGWLADAQGRKRWPVDSYQQQGPRVSDWLAPGVIKQHRTLGTTLNALIHAGFQLEHVEEWGPTDEQVAQQPALAEELERPMLLLVGCSLR from the coding sequence GTGCGGCGGGACCTGGAGCAACTGGTTTTGCCGCCGGCCAGCTACGACCTCGTCTACAGCTCGCTGGCCTTCCACTACATCGAAGGCTACACCAACCTGCTGGCCGCCATCCGCCAGAGTTTACAGCCGGGCGGCAAGCTGGTGTTTTCCATCGAGCATCCGGTCTTCATGGCGCCGCGCCAGCCTGGCTGGCTGGCCGATGCGCAGGGCCGCAAGCGCTGGCCCGTCGACAGTTACCAGCAGCAAGGCCCGCGCGTCTCGGACTGGCTGGCGCCGGGCGTGATCAAGCAGCACCGCACCCTCGGCACGACCTTGAACGCATTGATACACGCCGGTTTCCAGCTGGAACACGTGGAAGAATGGGGGCCGACAGACGAACAGGTAGCACAGCAGCCGGCCCTGGCGGAAGAGCTGGAACGGCCGATGCTGTTGCTGGTGGGCTGTAGCCTGCGCTAG
- a CDS encoding voltage-gated chloride channel family protein produces the protein MHRLSALTDLLRHLLKWLLLASIVAALAGSASAGFLFALDWATRTRLAHAWLIWLLPVAGFAVGWLYLRYGSSVEGGANLLIDEIHDPKKIIPLRMAPLVLGGTVLSHLFGASVGREGTAVQMGGALADQLTRMFRLNNEDRRIILMAGISAGFASVFGTPLAGALFGLEVLAIGRLRYEAMLPCLAAAVIADQVGLLWGQLFNIQHTHYAVPLIPALSAWTLCAMVIAGVLFGLTGKIFAQATHGLSALMKRWISYAPLRPLIGGLVVALAVWLLGTDRYIGLGIPTIVDALQEPLPAWDFLGKMAFTIVSLGTGFKGGEVTPLFFIGATLGNALGPLLHQPVALLAAIGFVAVFAGAANTPIASTLMAMELFGAEIGVYAAIACVVAYLFSGHAGIYRAQRSGHAKRTASKDLGP, from the coding sequence ATGCACCGCCTGAGCGCGCTCACCGACCTGTTACGGCATCTGTTGAAATGGCTGCTGCTCGCGAGCATCGTGGCCGCGCTGGCGGGGTCGGCTTCGGCCGGTTTCCTGTTCGCCCTCGACTGGGCCACGCGCACGCGCCTGGCGCACGCCTGGCTGATCTGGCTGCTGCCCGTGGCGGGCTTCGCCGTCGGCTGGCTGTATCTGCGTTATGGCAGCTCGGTGGAAGGCGGCGCGAACCTGCTCATCGATGAAATCCACGACCCGAAAAAAATCATCCCCTTGCGCATGGCGCCGCTGGTGCTGGGCGGCACGGTACTCTCGCATTTGTTCGGCGCCTCGGTCGGGCGCGAAGGCACGGCCGTGCAGATGGGCGGCGCGCTGGCCGACCAGCTGACCCGCATGTTTCGTTTGAACAATGAAGACCGGCGCATCATCCTGATGGCCGGCATCAGCGCCGGCTTTGCCTCCGTCTTCGGCACGCCGCTGGCGGGCGCCCTCTTCGGCCTGGAAGTGCTGGCCATCGGGCGCCTGCGCTACGAAGCCATGCTGCCCTGCCTGGCTGCCGCCGTCATCGCCGACCAGGTGGGCCTGTTGTGGGGGCAGTTATTCAACATTCAGCATACGCATTACGCCGTGCCTTTGATCCCCGCCCTTTCCGCCTGGACCTTGTGCGCCATGGTGATCGCCGGCGTGCTGTTCGGCTTGACCGGCAAAATATTCGCGCAAGCCACGCACGGCCTGAGTGCCTTGATGAAACGCTGGATCAGCTACGCACCACTGCGCCCGCTGATAGGCGGCCTCGTCGTCGCGCTGGCCGTGTGGCTGCTGGGCACGGATCGCTACATCGGCCTGGGCATTCCCACCATCGTCGACGCGCTGCAGGAACCGCTGCCCGCCTGGGATTTCCTCGGCAAGATGGCATTTACCATTGTTTCACTCGGCACCGGCTTCAAGGGCGGCGAAGTGACGCCATTGTTCTTCATCGGCGCGACCCTGGGCAATGCGCTGGGGCCGCTGCTGCACCAGCCCGTCGCCTTGCTGGCCGCCATCGGCTTCGTCGCCGTGTTTGCGGGCGCCGCCAACACGCCAATCGCCTCGACCCTGATGGCGATGGAACTGTTCGGCGCGGAGATCGGCGTCTACGCGGCCATCGCCTGCGTCGTGGCCTACCTGTTTTCCGGCCACGCAGGCATTTACCGGGCGCAACGCAGCGGCCACGCCAAGCGCACGGCCAGCAAGGATCTCGGACCATGA
- a CDS encoding pyridoxal-dependent decarboxylase, with amino-acid sequence MTDTPVEQLLQQHFSIDALQRSPAPLQQALRMLGGWLAAERDTAYPHTPYAELLTQLSDTCLPAHGMPVAAFLQELDTTVLANTAQLNHPQYIGHMTQALPWISVLAEAFTATLNQNQVKIETAYVSTLIEKQILGWLHRQVYQQPDAVYTQAMAATSGALGNVVNGGTMGNLTALAVALEKQLPGTRKRGLFAAMQDSGHAGLAVIGSARSHYSVKKALATLGLGENALHLVAVDRDNRIDVAALEATIADLKLRKIKVVAMIGIAGTTETGAIDPLAAMAAIATRESIWFHVDAAWGGALLIAEQYRTLYDGIALADSVVIDGHKLLWVPMAQSMVLFKDSASLNVLKHNANYILRDNSGDLGQTSLEGSRRFDALKLWTSFKVLGVSGYTTLLQQAATLSGQLQDLLADQQDFELVTRSDTFILTYRYVPAHLRQRMESLLASGQLDAATELNQQLNTLTAKLQNRQKAQGHSFVSRTVLESTRYPGPTNVLRVVMTNVKTRPHHLRAILAEQRAIGQALVAELGL; translated from the coding sequence ATGACCGATACCCCTGTCGAACAGCTGCTGCAGCAGCATTTTTCCATCGATGCGCTGCAACGCTCGCCTGCGCCCCTGCAGCAGGCGCTGCGCATGCTGGGCGGCTGGCTGGCCGCCGAGCGCGACACGGCCTATCCGCACACGCCGTACGCGGAACTGCTGACGCAACTGTCCGACACTTGCCTGCCCGCACACGGCATGCCCGTGGCGGCATTCCTGCAAGAACTCGATACCACCGTGCTGGCCAACACGGCCCAGCTGAACCACCCGCAATACATCGGCCACATGACGCAGGCCCTGCCCTGGATCAGCGTGCTGGCCGAGGCGTTTACGGCCACCCTGAACCAGAACCAGGTGAAGATCGAGACGGCGTATGTCTCGACCCTGATCGAAAAGCAGATCCTCGGCTGGCTGCACCGCCAGGTCTACCAGCAACCGGATGCGGTCTACACGCAGGCGATGGCCGCCACCAGCGGCGCGCTGGGCAATGTCGTCAATGGCGGCACCATGGGCAACCTGACGGCGCTGGCCGTGGCGCTCGAAAAACAATTACCGGGCACGCGCAAGCGGGGCCTGTTTGCCGCCATGCAGGATTCTGGCCATGCGGGGCTGGCCGTCATCGGCTCAGCCCGCAGCCACTATTCCGTGAAAAAGGCGCTGGCGACCCTGGGCCTCGGCGAAAACGCCCTGCACCTGGTGGCCGTCGACCGCGACAACCGCATCGATGTCGCCGCGCTGGAAGCGACGATTGCCGATTTAAAACTGCGCAAGATCAAGGTCGTTGCCATGATCGGCATCGCCGGCACGACGGAAACGGGCGCCATCGACCCGCTGGCCGCCATGGCGGCGATTGCCACACGCGAAAGCATCTGGTTCCATGTGGATGCCGCCTGGGGCGGAGCCCTGCTGATCGCCGAACAATACCGCACGCTGTACGACGGGATTGCCTTGGCCGACTCCGTCGTCATCGACGGGCATAAATTGCTGTGGGTCCCGATGGCGCAAAGCATGGTGCTGTTCAAGGACAGCGCCAGCCTGAACGTGCTGAAACACAACGCCAACTACATCTTGCGCGACAACTCGGGCGACCTGGGCCAGACGTCGCTGGAAGGCTCGCGCCGCTTCGACGCCTTGAAACTGTGGACTTCGTTCAAGGTGCTCGGCGTGTCCGGCTACACCACCCTGCTGCAGCAGGCAGCCACCCTGTCCGGCCAGCTGCAGGACTTACTGGCCGACCAGCAGGATTTTGAACTCGTCACGCGTTCCGACACCTTCATTCTGACTTACCGCTACGTGCCCGCGCACTTGCGCCAGCGCATGGAAAGCTTGCTGGCCAGCGGCCAGCTGGATGCGGCGACGGAACTGAACCAGCAGCTGAACACCTTGACCGCCAAACTGCAAAACCGGCAAAAGGCGCAAGGCCACAGCTTTGTCTCGCGCACCGTGCTGGAATCGACGCGCTACCCCGGCCCGACCAATGTACTGCGTGTGGTCATGACGAATGTCAAGACGCGCCCCCACCACCTGCGCGCCATCCTGGCCGAGCAGCGCGCCATCGGCCAGGCGCTGGTGGCGGAACTGGGCCTGTAA